AGCGAGTTGAAGGCCTGCGGCCGGTTCAGCGTCAGCGTGATCACGCCCTGGTCATCGTCATGGCGCAGCAGCAACGGCTCGTCGGTGGTCAGCATCGCGGGTCTCCCGGGGGTCATTCGATGGCGGACGAGGACCTGGCCCGTTCGCGCAGCTGGAACTTCTGGATCTTGCCGGTGGAGGTCTTGGGGATCTCCTCGAAGCGGATCTCGCGCGGCACCTTGTAGCCGGCCAGCAGGCCCTTGCAGTGCGCCACCAGGGCTTCGGCAGTGACCGATGCGCCGGCCTTCAGCTCGACATAGGCCACCGGGGTTTCGCCCCACTTGGGGTCGGGCCGGGCCACCACCGCGCAGGCGGCCACGGCGGCGTGGCGGTAGAGGGCGTCCTCGACCTCGATGGAGCTGATGTTCTCGCCGCCCGAGATGATCACGTCCTTGCTGCGGTCCTTGATCTTCACGTAGCGGTCGGGCTCCAGCACGGCCAGGTCGCCGGTGTGGAACCAGCCGCCGGCCAGCGAGGCCGCGGTGGCGGCCGGGTTCTTCAGGTAGCCCTTCATCACCACGTTGCCGCGGAACATGATCTCGCCCATGGTCTGGCCATCGGCCGGCACCTCGGCCAGGGTCTCGGGGTGCAGCACGGTCATGCCTTCCTGCAGCGGATAGCGCACGCCCTGGCGGCCGTTGAGGCGGGTCTGCTCGCTCAAGGTTTCTGCCGCCCACGATGCGCGTTTGGCCGCCACGCCGGCCGGCCCGTAGACCTCGGTCAGGCCGTACACATGCGTGATGTCGAACCCGATCTGCGCCATGCCCTCGATCATGGCCGCCGGTGGCGCGGCGCCGGCCACCATGCCGCGAATCCTGTTCACCGCCCGGCCCGCATCGACAGCGACGCCCAGGCCGGCCAGCAGCTCGGGCGGGGCGTTGTAGATCAGGCTGTGCACGATGGGCGCGGCGCAGTAATGGTCCACGCCATGCAGGCGCATCGCCTCGAGGATGGCCCTGGCCTCCACGCGGCGCAGGCACACATGGGTGCCGGCCTGCATGGCCACCGTCCACGGAAAGCACCAGCCATTGCAGTGGAACATCGGCAGTGTCCACAGGTAGGTGGGGAACTGCTTCATCGTCCAGGTGACGGCGTTGCCCACGGCATTGAGGTAGGCGCCGCGGTGGTGCGTGACCACGCCCTTGGGATCGCCGGTGGTGCCCGAGGTGTAGCTCACCGCAATGGCATCCCACTCGTCGGCCGGGCCGTCCAGACGGGCCAGCGGCGCGTGGGCGGCCAGCAGGGCTTCGTACTCGTGCGTGCCCAGGCGATCGCCGCTGCCGGTGTACTCGCTGTCGCAGACATCGATGACGATGGGCGTGCGGCCATGCTGCTCGCGCAGCAGCTTGAGCGCCGGGGCCATCACCGGCGCGAACTCGCGGTCGGTGATCAGCACCGTGGCCTCGCAATGGGCCATCTGCCACGCGATCAGCGCGGCATCGAGCCGCGTATTCAGGGTGTTGAGTACGGCGTTCAGCGCCGGCACGGCGTAGTGCGCCTCCACCATCTCGGGGGTGTTGGGCAGCATCACGCTGACCGTGTGCATGCGCTGCACGCCCAGCGCGCGCAGCGCCGCGGCCAGGCGCGCCGAGCGCTCGCGGGTCTGGGCCCAGGTGTAGCGGCGCTGGCCGTGCAGCACGGATGTCAGGTCGCCAAACACCTCGGCGCTGCGTTCGACGAAGCTCACCGGCGACAGCGCCACGAAGTTGGCCGCGGTCTTGTCCAGATGCTGGTCGTAGATGCTCATGGGTGAATCCTTCAATGGGCGTCAACCGGCGTCAACGCCCCTGCAATGGGCGGTGCGGGCAATCGTCGCACACGAAGCCCCCCTTCCAGCTGACTGAATGTCGCGCGTGTGTCAGGGCAAGCCCCGCTATCGCCAGCGGGGGGCGGACACCTATAAACGCGGCGTCGGACGGGCTGCCGCAGCCCGACCTCTGCAACGATGGAACACCCACAGATGGCAGATACCGGTGCCCCCCTGCTCAGCGTGCGAGACGTGACCGTGCGCTTCGGCGGCATCGTCGCCCTCGACGGCGTGAGCTTCGACGTCACGCGCCACCAGGTCTGCGGCTTGATCGGCCCCAACGGCGCCGGCAAGACCACCTTGTTCAACTGCCTGTCGCGGCTGTATGCCTACCAGGCCGGCGACATCCGCTTCGACGGCGAGTCGATCACGGCCATGTCCACGCACCGCATCGCGGCGCTCGGCATGGGCCGCACCTTCCAGAACCTGGCCATGTTCCGCACCCTGCCGGTGCGCGACAACATCATGATCGGCGCGCACTCGCGCTCGTCGGCGGGCTTCATCGCCAGCGCGCTGCGCCTGCCCTCGGTCAGTGGTGAGGAGGCCCGGCTGCGCCGCCGTGCCGACGAGATCATGGATTACCTCGAGCTCTCGAGCGTGGCCGACCGCCCGGCGGGCGATCTGCCCTTCGGCACGCAAAAGCGGGTGGAGATGGGCCGCGCGCTGGCCGCCGATCCCAAGCTGCTGCTGCTGGACGAACCCGCTGCCGGCCTCAACCACGAAGAGCTGGCCGACCTTGGCCGCCTGATCACCGACGTGCGTGATCGCCTGAAGATGACCGTGCTGCTGGTGGAGCACCACATGAGCCTGGTGATGAGCGTGTCCGACCACATCGTGGCGCTGAACTTCGGCCGCAAGATCGCCGAGGGCACGCCGGCCGAGATCCAGCGCCACCCCGACGTCATTGCCGCCTACCTCGGCGCACCGGCGGAGAGCGTGTGATGGCCGCCAAGCTGCTCGAAGCCCAGAAACTGTGCGCCAGCTACGGCGCCACCCAGGTGCTGTTCGGCATCGACTTCTCGCTCGAACCGGGCCAGATCACCGCCATCCTGGGCGCCAACGGCGCCGGCAAGACCACCACGCTGCGCGCCATCTGCCAGATGGTCAAGACCTCGGGCAGCCTCACGCTCGACGGCCAGTCGCTGATCGGCAAGGGCACCGAAAGCGTGGTGCGCATGGGCGTGGCCCATGTGCCCGATGGCCGCGGCACCTTCACGGCGCTGAGCGTCGAAGACAACCTCAAGCTCGGCGCCTACACCCGGCGTGACCGCCACGAGGTGGCCGGCGACATCGACAAGGCCTACCAGCGCTTTCCGCGCCTGGCCGAGCGCCGCCACCAGCAGGCCGGCACGCTGTCGGGCGGCGAGCAGCAGATGCTGGCCATCAGCCGCGCACTGATGCTGCGCCCGCGCCTGCTGCTGCTCGACGAACCCTCGTTCGGCCTGGCCCCGCTGATCGTGGCCGAGATCTTCCGCATCATGCGGCGCATCAACGAGGAAGACGGCGTCAGCATGCTGGTGGTCGAACAAAACGCCAACCTCGCGCTCGACCTCGCCCACCACGCCTACCTGCTGGAGACCGGCACGGTGGCGCTGTCGGGCCCGGCCGCCGAGATCAAGCGCGACGAGTCCGTGCGCCGCGCCTATCTGGGCTATTGAGCACATCTCCAAGAGGTACCGACCCGCATGGAAGCCTTTCTCCACCAGATCACCTCGGGCCTGGCCAACGGCTGCATCTACGGCAGCGTGGCCCTGGCCCTGGTGATGATCTACCAGGCCACGCACCACATCAATTTCGCCCAGGGCGAGATGGCCACGTTCTCCACCTTCATCGCCTGGGCGCTGATCCAGGCCGGCTGGCCCTACTGGGGCGCGTTCTTCGCCACGGTGGCCATCAGCTTCGTGGCCGGCGTGGCGGTGCAGCGCATCATCCTGCGGCCGGTCGAGAAGGCACCGGTGCTCACCAACGTGATCGTGTTCATCGGCCTGCTGGTGATCTTCAACTCGCTGGCCGGCTGGATCTTCGAGCACACCATCAAGTCCTTTCCCAGCCCCTTCGAGCAAAAGGGGCCGCTGGCCAACAAGCTGTTCAGCGCACACGAGATGGGCTCGGCCCTGGTGATGCTGGCGGTGCTGGCGGCGCTGTACGCCTTCTTCCGCTTCACGCCGGTGGGCCTGGCCATGCGCGCCGCGGCGCAGAACCCCGAGTCGTCGCGGCTGGTGGGCATCCGCGTGAGCTGGATGCTGGCCATGGGCTGGGGCCTGGCAGCGGCCATCGGCGCGGTGGCCGGCATGATGGTGGCGCCGGTGGTCTACCTCGACCCCAACATGATGAGCGGCATCCTGCTCTACGGCTTTGCCGCCGCGCTGCTGGGCGGCATCGACAACCCCGGCGCAGCGGTGCTGGGCGGCTTCATCGTCGGCGTGCTCGAGAACCTGCTGGGCGCCTACGTGATCGGCACCGAGCTGAAGCTCAGCGTGGCGCTGGTGCTGATCGTCGGCACGCTCACGCTGCGGCCCAACGGCCTGTTCGGCAAGCACGTGGTCACCCGGGTCTGACGCAGAACCCACGTCGCCACGCTCCTGCCCCCCGAGGGGTGCCCGGCCCCCTGGGGCGGCCCGGCGGCACTGAGACCGCCCGCACCACGACGCGAGACACACGATGAACAAGACCCTCAAGATCACCCTGGTGCTGCTGCTGGCCGCCGGCCTGCTGGTGCTGCCCTTCCTGTTCAAGAACTACCGCGTGTTCCAGTTCAACCTGGTGCTGGTGTACGCGGTGGCGGTGCTGGGGCTGAACCTGCTCACCGGCTTCAATGGCCAGATCTCGCTGGGCCATGGCGCCTTCTATGCCGTGGGCGCCTACGTGGCCGCCATGCTGATGAGCATGGCCGGCTGGCCCTACTGGGCCACGCTGCCGATCTCGGCCGTGGTGTGCTTCGTGCTCGGCTTTCTGATGGGTTTTCCGGCACTGCGCCTGGGCGGCCACTACCTGGCGCTGGCCACCTTTGCCTTTGCGCTGGCCGTGCCGCAGCTGCTCAAGTACAAGAAGATCGAGACCTACACCGGTGGCGTGCAGGGCATCGTGCTGAACAAGCCCGATGCACCGTTTGAGATGCGCTTTCTCGACCAGCCGCTGTCGGCCGACCGCTGGCTGTACTTCTTCACCCTGGTGGTGGCCGCGCTGATGTTCCTGATCGCCTGGAACCTGCTGCGCGGGCGCATCGGCCGTGCGCTGATCGCCATCCGCGACCACCCGATCGCCGCCACCGCCATGGGCATCAACCTGCCCTTGTTCAAGAGCATGGCCTTTGGTGTATCGGCGGCCTTCACCGGCGTGGCCGGCGGCCTGGGCGCGATCTGCGTGGCCTTCGTCTCGCCCGACAGCTTCACGGTGTTCCTGTCGATCACCTTCCTGGTGGGCGTGGTGGTGGGCGGGCTGGCGTCGATCCCGGGGGCGATCTTTGGCGCGGCCTTCATCCAGTTCGTGCCCAACATCGCCGACGAGCTGTCCAAGTCGGCCCCGTGGGCCATCTACGGCGCCGTGCTGATCCTGC
This portion of the Aquabacterium sp. OR-4 genome encodes:
- a CDS encoding branched-chain amino acid ABC transporter permease, coding for MNKTLKITLVLLLAAGLLVLPFLFKNYRVFQFNLVLVYAVAVLGLNLLTGFNGQISLGHGAFYAVGAYVAAMLMSMAGWPYWATLPISAVVCFVLGFLMGFPALRLGGHYLALATFAFALAVPQLLKYKKIETYTGGVQGIVLNKPDAPFEMRFLDQPLSADRWLYFFTLVVAALMFLIAWNLLRGRIGRALIAIRDHPIAATAMGINLPLFKSMAFGVSAAFTGVAGGLGAICVAFVSPDSFTVFLSITFLVGVVVGGLASIPGAIFGAAFIQFVPNIADELSKSAPWAIYGAVLILLMYLMPSGVMGLLRTLWLRLRPAPARG
- a CDS encoding ABC transporter ATP-binding protein, translated to MAAKLLEAQKLCASYGATQVLFGIDFSLEPGQITAILGANGAGKTTTLRAICQMVKTSGSLTLDGQSLIGKGTESVVRMGVAHVPDGRGTFTALSVEDNLKLGAYTRRDRHEVAGDIDKAYQRFPRLAERRHQQAGTLSGGEQQMLAISRALMLRPRLLLLDEPSFGLAPLIVAEIFRIMRRINEEDGVSMLVVEQNANLALDLAHHAYLLETGTVALSGPAAEIKRDESVRRAYLGY
- a CDS encoding AMP-binding protein; the protein is MSIYDQHLDKTAANFVALSPVSFVERSAEVFGDLTSVLHGQRRYTWAQTRERSARLAAALRALGVQRMHTVSVMLPNTPEMVEAHYAVPALNAVLNTLNTRLDAALIAWQMAHCEATVLITDREFAPVMAPALKLLREQHGRTPIVIDVCDSEYTGSGDRLGTHEYEALLAAHAPLARLDGPADEWDAIAVSYTSGTTGDPKGVVTHHRGAYLNAVGNAVTWTMKQFPTYLWTLPMFHCNGWCFPWTVAMQAGTHVCLRRVEARAILEAMRLHGVDHYCAAPIVHSLIYNAPPELLAGLGVAVDAGRAVNRIRGMVAGAAPPAAMIEGMAQIGFDITHVYGLTEVYGPAGVAAKRASWAAETLSEQTRLNGRQGVRYPLQEGMTVLHPETLAEVPADGQTMGEIMFRGNVVMKGYLKNPAATAASLAGGWFHTGDLAVLEPDRYVKIKDRSKDVIISGGENISSIEVEDALYRHAAVAACAVVARPDPKWGETPVAYVELKAGASVTAEALVAHCKGLLAGYKVPREIRFEEIPKTSTGKIQKFQLRERARSSSAIE
- a CDS encoding branched-chain amino acid ABC transporter permease translates to MEAFLHQITSGLANGCIYGSVALALVMIYQATHHINFAQGEMATFSTFIAWALIQAGWPYWGAFFATVAISFVAGVAVQRIILRPVEKAPVLTNVIVFIGLLVIFNSLAGWIFEHTIKSFPSPFEQKGPLANKLFSAHEMGSALVMLAVLAALYAFFRFTPVGLAMRAAAQNPESSRLVGIRVSWMLAMGWGLAAAIGAVAGMMVAPVVYLDPNMMSGILLYGFAAALLGGIDNPGAAVLGGFIVGVLENLLGAYVIGTELKLSVALVLIVGTLTLRPNGLFGKHVVTRV
- a CDS encoding ABC transporter ATP-binding protein — its product is MADTGAPLLSVRDVTVRFGGIVALDGVSFDVTRHQVCGLIGPNGAGKTTLFNCLSRLYAYQAGDIRFDGESITAMSTHRIAALGMGRTFQNLAMFRTLPVRDNIMIGAHSRSSAGFIASALRLPSVSGEEARLRRRADEIMDYLELSSVADRPAGDLPFGTQKRVEMGRALAADPKLLLLDEPAAGLNHEELADLGRLITDVRDRLKMTVLLVEHHMSLVMSVSDHIVALNFGRKIAEGTPAEIQRHPDVIAAYLGAPAESV